In one Euleptes europaea isolate rEulEur1 chromosome 12, rEulEur1.hap1, whole genome shotgun sequence genomic region, the following are encoded:
- the LOC130485504 gene encoding stromelysin-1-like, with translation MKHFLLMIGLCGVLSRALPVLPQTEEVTEEDVQLAKKYLNSYYPEPEGSPVIRNNHNSFDANKLQQMQEFFGLKVTGKLDSGTLDAMKAPRCGVPDIGGFRTFPLSPKWPKKDLTYSLQNYTPDMAGADVEEAIRRAWKLWSDVTSLSFTMVSGDSADILISFGARVHSTNPFDPPFDGPKGEVGHAFSPAHGGYVHLDEDEDWTRDAQGINLFHVAAHEFGHSLGLFHSNIQEALMFPKYIRSDPAKVKLHPDDIEGIQSLYGPSEEAEGDGQPSGSGSPTNAQEEATDLCNPGQSFDAVTSLRGETLFFKDSFMWRKSPARSYIEKDQISAFWPALSGGIDAAYEAENKDTLFLFKGENYWASKANIIQPGFPKSIHTLGFPQSVKKIDAAVYDKSTKKTLFFSSDKYWRYDETKNSIGMSYPRRIAADFPGIGSTVDAALQHNGHFYLFSGSKQHEFDSQRRFISIKKSNSWFGCQ, from the exons ATGAAACATTTCTTACTCATGATCGGGCTCTGTGGAGTGCTTTCACGGGCTTTGCCTGTTCTCCCACAAACTGAAGAAGTCACAGAAGAGGATGTGCAGCTCGCCAAG AAATACCTCAACAGCTATTACCCTGAACCAGAAGGATCTCCTGTCATTCGAAACAATCATAATAGCTTTGATGCCAACAAACTACAACAAATGCAGGAATTCTTTGGGCTGAAAGTGACAGGAAAACTAGATTCAGGCACCTTGGATGCAATGAAAGCCCCCAGATGTGGAGTTCCTGATATAGGAGGATTCAGAACCTTTCCGCTGTCTCCAAAATGGCCAAAGAAAGACCTAACATATAG TCTTCAGAATTACACACCAGACATGGCTGGTGCTGATGTAGAAGAGGCCATCAGGAGAGCTTGGAAACTGTGGAGTGATGTGACCTCCTTGAGCTTCACCATGGTATCAGGGGACTCTGCAGACATATTAATTTCATTTGGTGCTAGAG TACACAGCACTAATCCCTTTGATCCTCCCTTTGACGGACCCAAGGGAGAGGTGGGTCATGCCTTTTCACCAGCTCATGGTGGATATGTCCATTTGGATGAAGATGAAGACTGGACTAGGGATGCACAAG GAATCAACCTTTTCCATGTGGCTGCCCATGAGTTCGGCCACTCACTGGGTCTCTTCCATTCCAACATTCAGGAAGCTCTGATGTTTCCAAAATACATACGTTCAGATCCTGCAAAGGTCAAGCTTCACCCAGATGACATCGAGGGCATTCAGTCTCTTTATG GACCCTCTGAAGAAGCTGAAGGTGATGGTCAGCCGTCCGGGTCTGGCTCACCAACAAACGCACAAGAGGAGGCAACAGACTTGTGCAACCCTGGCCAATCTTTTGATGCTGTCACCAGTCTCCGAGGAGAAACTCTGTTCTTTAAAGACAG cTTTATGTGGCGAAAGAGCCCTGCTCGAAGCTACATTGAAAAAGATCAGATTTCTGCATTCTGGCCAGCTTTGAGTGGTGGAATAGATGCTGCGTACGAAGCTGAAAATAAAGACACACTATTTCTTTTCAAAG GAGAGAACTACTGGGCTAGCAAAGCAAATATTATACAGCCAGGTTTCCCGAAGAGCATCCACACACTGGGCTTCCCCCAAAGTGTTAAGAAAATTGACGCAGCTGTTTATGACAAGAGCACAAAGAAAACATTATTCTTTTCAAGTGACAAGTACTGGAG ATATGATGAAACCAAGAACTCCATAGGGATGAGCTATCCCCGAAGGATAGCAGCTGACTTCCCTGGGATTGGATCCACAGTGGATGCTGCTTTACAACATAATG GACATTTCTATTTATTCAGTGGCTCAAAGCAACATGAGTTTGACAGCCAAAGAAGATTTATTAGCATCAAGAAAAGCAACTCCTGGTTTGGCTGCCAGTGA